Proteins encoded by one window of Panicum virgatum strain AP13 chromosome 7N, P.virgatum_v5, whole genome shotgun sequence:
- the LOC120683657 gene encoding protein LIGULELESS 1-like: MMNRSAAANACDEFPYVFASNPAPPSLLPIMDQESSIQREQLGYNLEANSLALLPPSNAAAAAAGHHHATIAGHDILQFYPSSHYLAASGNPYSSHFSGSTFQPYYPQAQAAPEYYFPTLVSSAEENMASFAATQLGLNLGYRTYFPPRGGFTYGHHPPRCQAEGCKADLSSAKRYHRRHKVCEHHSKAPVVVTAGGLHQRFCQQCSRFHLLDEFDDAKKSCRKRLADHNRRRRKSKPSDADAGDKKRAHGNKAAAAKDKAGSSSKNMDIGDGLGTQMLGSALLSKDQDQAMDLGEVVKEAVDPKGKASMPQHHGMHHQNHHGFPFHSSSAGSCFPQTQAVSGDTTSNIAQVQEPSLAFHHQHHQHSNILQLGQAMFDLDFEH; encoded by the exons ATGATGAACAGATCGGCAGCCGCCAACGCCTGCGATGAGTTCCCCTACGTCTTCGCTTCCAACCCGGCTCCGCCCTCGCTGCTCCCAATCATGGACCAGGAGAGCAGCATCCAGAGGGAGCAGCTGGGATACAACCTCGAGGCCAACTCCCTGGCCCTCCTCCCCCcgtccaacgccgccgccgcagccgccggccaccaccacgcCACCATCGCCGGACACGACATCCTCCAATTCTACCCTTCCTCGCACTACCTCGCCGCCTCCGGCAACCCCTACAGCAGCCACTTCTCCGGGAGCACCTTCCAGCCGTACTACCCGCAGGCGCAGGCCGCGCCCGAGTACTACTTCCCCACCCTCGTCAGCTCCGCCGAGGAGAACATGGCGAGCTTCGCGGCCACGCAGCTGGGCCTCAACCTCGGCTACCGGACATACTTCCCGCCACGAGGGGGGTTCACCTACGGCCACCACCCGCCGCGATGCCAGGCTGAGGGCTGCAAGGCCGATCTCTCCAGCGCCAAGCGCTACCACCGCCGGCACAAGGTGTGCGAGCATCACTCCAAGGCGCCGGTCGTCGTCACTGCCGGAGGCCTGCATCAGAGGTTCTGCCAGCAGTGCAGCAG ATTCCATCTGCTGGATGAGTTCGACGACGCGAAGAAGAGCTGTAGGAAGCGCCTAGCGGACCACAACCGCCGCCGACGCAAGTCAAAACCCTCCGATGCTGATGCCGGAGACAAGAAAAGGGCACATGGAAACAAAGCTGCCGCTGCTAAAGACA AAGCAGGAAGTAGCAGCAAGAACATGGACATTGGAGACGGGTTGGGTACACAGATGCTAGGGAGTGCGctcttgtcaaaggatcaagatCAAGCCATGGATCTTGGAGAGGTGGTGAAAGAAGCGGTGGATCCCAAGGGAAAGGCCTCGATGCCACAGCATCACGGCATGCATCATCAGAACCACCACGGCTTCCCCTTCCATTCTTCGTCTGCAGGCTCTTGCTTCCCCCAGACCCAAGCAGTGTCTGGTGATACCACATCAAATATAGCTCAAGTGCAAGAGCCGAGCTTAGCTTTCCACCATCAACACCACCAACACAGCAACATCTTGCAGCTCGGGCAGGCGATGTTCGATCTCGACTTCGAACACTAG
- the LOC120683216 gene encoding peroxidase 16-like — translation MAGAGGLLTLAVAVLTLGIAGAARAQLRQNYYASSCPSAESTVRSVISQRLQQSFAVGPGTLRLFFHDCFVRGCDASVMLMAPNGDDESHSGADATLSPDAVDAINKAKAAVEALPGCAGKVSCADILAMAARDVVSLLGGPNYAVELGRLDGKTFNRAIVKHVLPGPGFNLDQLNSLFAQNGLTQTDMIALSGAHTIGVTHCDKFIRRIYTFKQHLPWNPPMNLEFLRSLRRVCPINYSPTAIAMLDVSTPRVFDNAYFNNLRYNKGLLASDQVLFTDRRSRPTVNLFAANSTAFQEAFVAAMAKLGRIGLKTGSGGEIRRVCTAVN, via the exons ATGGCGGGAGCCGGCGGCCTCCTGACGCTCGCGGTGGCCGTCCTGACGCTGGGCATCGCCGGGGCCGCGAGGGCGCAGCTGCGGCAGAACTACTACGCCAGCTCGTGCCCCAGCGCCGAGTCCACCGTGCGCTCCGTCATCTCGCAGCGCCTCCAGCAGAGCTTCGCCGTCGGCCCCGGCACGCTCCGCCTCTtcttccacgactgcttcgtcCGG GGATGCGACGCGTCGGTGATGCTGATGGCGCCGAACGGGGACGACGAGAGCCACAGCGGCGCGGACGCCACGCTGTCGCCCGACGCCGTGGACGCCATCAACAAGGCCAAGGCGGCCGTGGAGGCGCTCCCGGGCTGCGCCGGCAAGGTCTCGTGCGCGGACATCCTCGCCATGGCCGCACGTGACGTCGTCTCCCTG ctTGGTGGGCCAAACTACGCCGTGGAGCTCGGGCGGCTGGACGGCAAGACGTTCAACAGGGCCATCGTGAAGCACGTCCTCCCGGGGCCGGGCTTCAACCTGGACCAGCTCAACTCCCTGTTCGCGCAGAACGGGCTCACGCAGACGGACATGATCGCGCTCTCAG GCGCGCACACGATCGGCGTGACGCACTGCGACAAGTTCATCCGTCGGATCTACACGTTCAAGCAGCACCTGCCGTGGAACCCGCCGATGAACCTGGAGTTCCTGCGGTCGCTGCGGCGGGTGTGCCCCATCAACTACAGCCCGACGGCGATCGCGATGCTGGACGTGTCCACGCCCCGGGTCTTCGACAACGCCTACTTCAACAACCTCCGCTACAACAAGGGCCTGCTCGCCTCCGACCAGGTGCTCTTCACCGACCGCCGCTCCCGCCCCACCGTCAACCTCTTCGCCGCCAACAGCACCGCCTTCCAGGAGGCCttcgtcgccgccatggccaagcTCGGCAGGATCGGCCTCAagaccggcagcggcggcgagatccGCCGCGTCTGCACCGCCGTCAACTAG